One Syngnathoides biaculeatus isolate LvHL_M chromosome 4, ASM1980259v1, whole genome shotgun sequence DNA window includes the following coding sequences:
- the spef2 gene encoding sperm flagellar protein 2 isoform X1 has product MSDILCKWLNEELRLSKVVEPKTFAKDFSNGYLIGEVLQKYQILNDVSVLMKTDTSTSKLNNFTRLEPTLHRLGISFDLSAAQGLMQEKAGAATHLLYQLYVSLEKQKKKKSEILQPDTRRKKGHETFSDRLHLVVKKRDADLKLQKVDQDLEKRRLQFDKAAQKQSQLKEQDDKPATRMRKFARPKCADVASSQNQSADVPGPKPPPYSSLVNMRRQKHQQRKDLQAEMVQAEIAEFEINRKKLTTSGLASSSGGLDVQLGGSTQCSGVENELTLQSSSAYIQEIRQRLQENVAASEQREKRRIRCLVEQLKAHVAQEERWREEQLVRCLTGQTQQEKRLAVQLLQMRKQKDAFRQNRLLIEQQFQQQREKEFREALEREAALTRQAHLDRAEEIQLELEFCQKMAAECARNRSKKHFKNCKEILEQIVDLATKVGEYRLLTANLIPAKLMREWKELLLNGLPLYEQQRLTSPDPVELQKQELLNIQDYDEYVNMAGEWTWTEESGETSLPVVPSHNMILRHVLLRMRSMIPPPSPSSIPGYRLKACVLGKFCSGKTTCLKKIAQELKICILSADKLVEEALNAYQRREVVTQENEENESELATVLNTDLHDKDETSCVNLSIRAMLGRAAAEELSKGKLIPDELLVDIVVEAISQIPLEAGWILDGFPVNVDQAHLLETAIASLDTGYEVVGRKIDLVLNPNPPPPPPSPPALDLAVLLDIPDQCVAKRAINHADGSTKSTAATGSPNINSKLFVAQIPHRIASFQDTWIKLEEWFGNAGRKSILTRVNADVTKDELYTTMKNILQKAIVQKQEAPRALFVEEVLLDNPVRAVSPPPAVTSTQTPAVTNEDDKHEELQLNFTEERSNPATPTDLENKPSDESVPDEDSQEVPPKPSSPCPGSSGWVYVDEPLSTEKAEYLCQQWESICDSYVSSVKAVMQELRLERTVIDHHLYDIREEFKQYLERPDLKQELVSQWQKDYNSIPDDLRKNEETKAELNHRLDDLREHLWDIVDTHKEDDETQRAVIIREKWLEEHTIILVNHHLRLIQVEMSRFQNTRNILRDYYLNAGQEEHLDSIPLLDIADIGPAKILSEILIAKHDDALAVISKLVSTEPQQVEIKTQDVERIQEKERILEKERAQEKEKEKEKEKEKEKEKENANKKNKDKDKKQKGSPSPPPASSPPPPVETVEKTPVAVKNVKQKVIVREHTAALKHEESASKLRIDLVKGHGLVLLNSLQSRAEQIFSDMRDRLEAHYVAQMNSIDQLAEVVRHFIETGGKLQNELVLESIEFYFNGDTQLVASPPTQVSPPASERATSSMLTILQLDSLYHCLCNEAPTGVMSSSEFFHLIRDILPFNTLPEPWENMTEAQLNEITSLLTDGYKQIDWRRFLLSAAIPWPFPSLRQLLLVRKHFKAADTDDTGYISEEQYMQTELWFSSEREQSISNDSFEPLNNRRANLRKFFFQLFSDHSTRPPQLDYMTMLLCFASDPDPKQGFIKALSVMTGHYLQYPASSPLDTTDTSFVETTALALSGPEEEYAASSSFAAQTVSIPALLCVVGPEVGKMKGGVHPPPGCLTQEENIEHLMQIFAELGYTPEDAVPFSVLSGHPSFHNLIEVTDQHLFVNIHNVLQAHQPREEPQQCRT; this is encoded by the exons ATGTCGGACATATTGTGCAAGTGGCTCAACGAGGAGCTTCGGCTGTCAAAAGTCGTCG AACCGAAGACGTTTGCCAAGGACTTCTCCAATGGGTACCTCATTGGAGAGGTTTTACAAAAATACCAAATTCTGAACGATGTCAGTGTCCTCATGAAGACAGA CACGTCCACGTCCAAACTGAACAATTTCACTCGCCTGGAGCCGACTCTCCACCGGCTGGGCATCTCCTTCGACCTGTCCGCGGCTCAGGGCTTAATGCAGGAGAAGGCCGGCGCCGCGACGCATCTCCTCTATCAGCTCTACGTCTCACTcgaaaagcagaagaagaagaaatctgAAATCCTGCAACCTGACACCCGACGTAAAAAAGGCCACGAAACCTTCTCCGAT CGTCTACACCTCGTGGTGAAGAAACGCGATGCAGATTTAAAGTTGCAGAAAGTGGATCAAGACTTAGAGAAGCGACGCCTTCAGTTTGACAAGGCAGCCCAGAAGCAGAGTCAGCTGAAAGAGCAGGACGACAAGCCAGCCACCCGCATGAGGAAG TTTGCTCGCCCAAAGTGCGCCGACGTCGCGTCAAGTCAAAACCAGTCCGCCGACGTCCCGGGTCCAAAGCCGCCTCCCTACTCTTCGCTGGTCAACATGAGGAGGCAGAAGCATCAGCAGCGCAAAGATCTGCAAGCAGAG ATGGTCCAGGCTGAAATTGCAGAGTTTGAGATCAACAGGAAGAAGCTCACCACCTCGGGCTTGGCTTCCTCTTCAGG TGGTCTGGATGTTCAACTCGGGGGTAGCACTCAGTGCAGCGGAGTTGAAAACGAGCTGACGCTGCAGTCCAGCAGCGCGTATATTCAGGAGATCCGCCAGAGGTTGCAGGAGAATGTCGCCGCTTCCGAGCAGCGAGAAAAGAGACGCATAAGGTGCCTGGTCGAGCAGCTCAAGGCCCACGTGGCTCAAGAG GAGAGATGGCGAGAAGAGCAGCTGGTCAGGTGTCTGACGGGCCAGACTCAGCAAGAGAAGCGTTTGGCCGTGCAGCTGCTCCAGATGCGCAAGCAGAAGGATGCCTTCCGGCAGAACCGCTTGCTGATTGAACAGCAGTTTCAGCAGCAGAGAGAGAAGGAGTTCCGCGAAGCTCTCGAAAGGGAAGCG GCCTTGACCCGACAGGCTCACTTGGACCGGGCAGAGGAGATCCAATTAGAGTTGGAATTCTGTCAAAAGATGGCTGCCGAGTGCGCTCGGAACAGATCCAAGAAGCACTTTAAGAACTGTAAGGAGATTTTGGAGCAAATTGTGGATTTGGCCACCAAGGTTGGAGAATATCGCCTGCTCACAGCAAA TCTTATTCCAGCGAAGCTGATGCGTGAATGGAAGGAACTGCTGTTAAACGGTCTCCCTCTCTACGAGCAGCAGAGGCTCACGTCACCCGATCCGGTAGAGCTCCAGAAACAGGAGCTACTCAACATCCAGGATTACGACGAATATGTC AACATGGCGGGAGAATGGACGTGGACAGAGGAATCTGGGGAGACCAGTTTGCCTGTTGTGCCCAGCCACAACATGATTCTCAGACACGTGTTGTTGAGGATGAGGAGCATGATCCCGCCACCGAGCCCGTCATCAATTCCTGGCTACAGGCTGAAGGCGTGTGTCCTGGGCAAGTTCTGCTCTGGCAAGACCACTTGCTTGAAGAAGATTGCTCAAG AGCTCAAAATATGTATCCTATCAGCGGACAAGTTGGTGGAGGAGGCACTGAATGCTTACCAAAGACGAGAGGTG GTCAcacaagaaaatgaagaaaacgaGAGTGAACTGGCCACCGTTCTTAATACCG ATCTGCATGACAAAGATGAAACATCGTGCGTGAAT TTGTCAATCCGCGCAATGCTGGGAAGGGCTGCTGCAGAAGAGCTGAGCAAAGGCAAGCTCATCCCCGATGAACTCTTGGTGGACATCGTGGTCGAGGCCATCAG CCAGATTCCACTGGAAGCAGGCTGGATCCTGGATGGCTTTCCAGTCAACGTAGACCAGGCCCATCTACTGGAGACAGCAATTGCCTCCCTTGACACGGGTTATGAAGTGGTGGGCAGAAAGATAGACCTCGTCCTCAATCCAaatcctccgcctcctccgccCTCACCGCCTGCACTGGACTTGGCTGTACTGCTGGATATTCCTGATCAGTGCGTCGCCAAGCGGGCGATCAATCATGCGG ATGGCAGCACCAAAAGCACAGCTGCCACAGGCTCTCCAAACATAAACAGCAAATTGTTTGTGGCACAGATTCCACACAG gatcgcatcctttcaggatacctggaTCAAACTTGAGGAATGGTTTGGGAACGCTGGCAGAAAAAGTATTTTGACTCGTGTGAATGCGGATGTAACGAAGGACGAGCTTTACACCACCATGAAAAATATCTTGCAGAAGGCCATAGTACAAAAACAGGAAG CTCCTAGGGCACTATTTGTCGAGGAGGTGCTGTTGGACAACCCAGTGCGTGCGGTCTCACCCCCTCCTGCTGTGACTTCCACCCAAACACCCGCTGTCACAAACGAAGACGACAAACATGAAGAATTGCAATTGAACTTTACGGAGGAACGATCCAACCCGGCCACCCCGACAG ATCTAGAAAATAAGCCATCAGATGAATCCGTGCCTGATGAGGACTCGCAAGAAGTCCCACCTAAACCCTCCTCGCCCTGCCCGGGATCTTCCGGCTGGGTCTATGTAGACGAGCCGCTGTCAACG GAAAAAGCAGAATATCTGTGCCAGCAGTGGGAGTCAATTTGTGATTCTTATGTGAGCAGCGTAAAGGCTGTGATGCAGGAGCTCCGCTTAGAACGGACTGTTATTGACCATCACTTGTATGACATCAg GGAGGAGTTCAAGCAATACCTGGAGCGACCAGACCTGAAGCAGGAATTAGTGTCTCAGTGGCAGAAGGATTACAACAGCATACCCGACGACCTGAGAAAAAACGAGGAGACGAAAGCCGAGTTGAATCATCGCCTGGAT GACCTGCGGGAGCATTTGTGGGACATTGTCGACACGCACAAGGAGGATGACGAGACACAACGGGCGGTGATCATACGTGAGAAATGGTTGGAGGAGCACACAATTATCCTCGTCAACCATCATTTGAGACTCATACAG GTGGAAATGAGCCGTTTTCAGAACACGCGCAATATTTTGCGGGACTACTATCTGAATGCGGGTCAAGAGGAACACTTGGACTCCATTCCCCTTCTTGACATTGCAGATATAGGGCCTGCAAAG ATACTTAGCGAGATCTTGATCGCCAAACACGACGACGCCCTCGCAGTCATAAGTAAACTG GTGTCGACAGAACCTCAACAGGTGGAGATCAAGACACAGGACGTAGAGCGAATCCAAGAGAAGGAGAGGATCCTCGAGAAGGAACGAGCCCAggagaaagagaaggaaaaggagaaagagaaggaaaaggagaaagagaaggagaatgcaaacaaaaagaataaagacaaagataaaaaacaaaaag GTTCTCCATCTCCCCCACCTGCATCGAGCCCGCCACCACCTGTGGAGACGGTGGAGAAGACCCCCGTAGCCGTTAAAAATGTCAAGCAGAAAGTAATCGTTCGAGAACACACAGCTGCGTTGAAGCATGAAG AGAGTGCATCAAAGTTACGAATTGATTTGGTGAAAGGCCACGGACTGGTGTTGCTCAACTCTCTGCAAAGCAGAGCAGAACAGATCTTTAGCGACATGAGAGACCGCTTGGAAGCACATTATGTTGCACAAATGAACAG tattgaCCAACTTGCGGAGGTGGTGCGCCACTTCATAGAGACTGGTGGTAAACTTCAGAATGAGTTGGTACTG gaaagCATTGAGTTCTATTTCAATGGAGATACACAGTTGGTTGCAAGTCCACCTACCCAAGTGAGTCCACCTGCGTCGGAGAGAGCGACATCTTCAATGCTGACCATCCTTCAGCTGGACTCGCTGTACCACTGTCTTTGCAATGAGGCCCCAACAG GTGTTATGTCCAGTTCTGAGTTCTTCCATCTGATTAGAGACATCCTCCCTTTCAACACTCTTCCCGAACCTTGGGAGAACATGACTGAAGCACAG TTGAACGAGATCACTTCTCTTCTCACCGATGGATACAAACAGATCGACTGGCGTCGATTCTTGCTCAGTGCTGCCATCCCTTGGCCGTTTCCCTCCTTACGACAACTGCTGCTCGTGCGCAAGCATTTCAAGGCAGCAGACACTGACGACACCGGCTATATAAGTGAGGAGCAATACATGCAG ACGGAGTTATGGTTTTCCAGTGAGCGTGAGCAGTCCATAAGCAACGACTCCTTTGAGCCTCTTAATAATCGTCGGGCAAACCTTCGCAAG TTCTTTTTCCAGCTGTTCTCCGATCACTCGACTCGACCGCCTCAGCTGGACTACATGACCATGCTGCTGTGCTTCGCCTCCGATCCTGATCCCAAGCAGGGCTTCATTAAAGCACTGAGTGTAATGACGGGACATTATCTGCAGTACCCTGCTTCGAGCCCTCTTGACACG ACCGATACCAGCTTCGTGGAGACCACGGCGCTCGCCCTCTCGGGGCCGGAAGAGGAATACGCGGCGAGCAGCTCGTTCGCAGCGCAGACCGTGTCCATCCCGGCTCTGCTTTGCGTTGTGGGCCCCGAAGTGGGCAAGATGAAAGGTGGCGTCCATCCTCCTCCAGGCTGCTTGACCCAGGAGGAGAATATCGAG CATTTGATGCAGATATTCGCAGAGCTGGGCTACACGCCAGAAGATGCTGTTCCTTTCTCGGTCCTCTCCGGGCATCCTTCGTTTCATAACCTGATCGAGGTCACTGACCAGCACCTATTTGTT
- the spef2 gene encoding sperm flagellar protein 2 isoform X2 produces MSRMCLQFARPKCADVASSQNQSADVPGPKPPPYSSLVNMRRQKHQQRKDLQAEMVQAEIAEFEINRKKLTTSGLASSSGGLDVQLGGSTQCSGVENELTLQSSSAYIQEIRQRLQENVAASEQREKRRIRCLVEQLKAHVAQEERWREEQLVRCLTGQTQQEKRLAVQLLQMRKQKDAFRQNRLLIEQQFQQQREKEFREALEREAALTRQAHLDRAEEIQLELEFCQKMAAECARNRSKKHFKNCKEILEQIVDLATKVGEYRLLTANLIPAKLMREWKELLLNGLPLYEQQRLTSPDPVELQKQELLNIQDYDEYVNMAGEWTWTEESGETSLPVVPSHNMILRHVLLRMRSMIPPPSPSSIPGYRLKACVLGKFCSGKTTCLKKIAQELKICILSADKLVEEALNAYQRREVVTQENEENESELATVLNTDLHDKDETSCVNLSIRAMLGRAAAEELSKGKLIPDELLVDIVVEAISQIPLEAGWILDGFPVNVDQAHLLETAIASLDTGYEVVGRKIDLVLNPNPPPPPPSPPALDLAVLLDIPDQCVAKRAINHADGSTKSTAATGSPNINSKLFVAQIPHRIASFQDTWIKLEEWFGNAGRKSILTRVNADVTKDELYTTMKNILQKAIVQKQEAPRALFVEEVLLDNPVRAVSPPPAVTSTQTPAVTNEDDKHEELQLNFTEERSNPATPTDLENKPSDESVPDEDSQEVPPKPSSPCPGSSGWVYVDEPLSTEKAEYLCQQWESICDSYVSSVKAVMQELRLERTVIDHHLYDIREEFKQYLERPDLKQELVSQWQKDYNSIPDDLRKNEETKAELNHRLDDLREHLWDIVDTHKEDDETQRAVIIREKWLEEHTIILVNHHLRLIQVEMSRFQNTRNILRDYYLNAGQEEHLDSIPLLDIADIGPAKILSEILIAKHDDALAVISKLVSTEPQQVEIKTQDVERIQEKERILEKERAQEKEKEKEKEKEKEKEKENANKKNKDKDKKQKGSPSPPPASSPPPPVETVEKTPVAVKNVKQKVIVREHTAALKHEESASKLRIDLVKGHGLVLLNSLQSRAEQIFSDMRDRLEAHYVAQMNSIDQLAEVVRHFIETGGKLQNELVLESIEFYFNGDTQLVASPPTQVSPPASERATSSMLTILQLDSLYHCLCNEAPTGVMSSSEFFHLIRDILPFNTLPEPWENMTEAQLNEITSLLTDGYKQIDWRRFLLSAAIPWPFPSLRQLLLVRKHFKAADTDDTGYISEEQYMQTELWFSSEREQSISNDSFEPLNNRRANLRKFFFQLFSDHSTRPPQLDYMTMLLCFASDPDPKQGFIKALSVMTGHYLQYPASSPLDTTDTSFVETTALALSGPEEEYAASSSFAAQTVSIPALLCVVGPEVGKMKGGVHPPPGCLTQEENIEHLMQIFAELGYTPEDAVPFSVLSGHPSFHNLIEVTDQHLFVNIHNVLQAHQPREEPQQCRT; encoded by the exons ATGTCCCGGATGTGTTTGCAGTTTGCTCGCCCAAAGTGCGCCGACGTCGCGTCAAGTCAAAACCAGTCCGCCGACGTCCCGGGTCCAAAGCCGCCTCCCTACTCTTCGCTGGTCAACATGAGGAGGCAGAAGCATCAGCAGCGCAAAGATCTGCAAGCAGAG ATGGTCCAGGCTGAAATTGCAGAGTTTGAGATCAACAGGAAGAAGCTCACCACCTCGGGCTTGGCTTCCTCTTCAGG TGGTCTGGATGTTCAACTCGGGGGTAGCACTCAGTGCAGCGGAGTTGAAAACGAGCTGACGCTGCAGTCCAGCAGCGCGTATATTCAGGAGATCCGCCAGAGGTTGCAGGAGAATGTCGCCGCTTCCGAGCAGCGAGAAAAGAGACGCATAAGGTGCCTGGTCGAGCAGCTCAAGGCCCACGTGGCTCAAGAG GAGAGATGGCGAGAAGAGCAGCTGGTCAGGTGTCTGACGGGCCAGACTCAGCAAGAGAAGCGTTTGGCCGTGCAGCTGCTCCAGATGCGCAAGCAGAAGGATGCCTTCCGGCAGAACCGCTTGCTGATTGAACAGCAGTTTCAGCAGCAGAGAGAGAAGGAGTTCCGCGAAGCTCTCGAAAGGGAAGCG GCCTTGACCCGACAGGCTCACTTGGACCGGGCAGAGGAGATCCAATTAGAGTTGGAATTCTGTCAAAAGATGGCTGCCGAGTGCGCTCGGAACAGATCCAAGAAGCACTTTAAGAACTGTAAGGAGATTTTGGAGCAAATTGTGGATTTGGCCACCAAGGTTGGAGAATATCGCCTGCTCACAGCAAA TCTTATTCCAGCGAAGCTGATGCGTGAATGGAAGGAACTGCTGTTAAACGGTCTCCCTCTCTACGAGCAGCAGAGGCTCACGTCACCCGATCCGGTAGAGCTCCAGAAACAGGAGCTACTCAACATCCAGGATTACGACGAATATGTC AACATGGCGGGAGAATGGACGTGGACAGAGGAATCTGGGGAGACCAGTTTGCCTGTTGTGCCCAGCCACAACATGATTCTCAGACACGTGTTGTTGAGGATGAGGAGCATGATCCCGCCACCGAGCCCGTCATCAATTCCTGGCTACAGGCTGAAGGCGTGTGTCCTGGGCAAGTTCTGCTCTGGCAAGACCACTTGCTTGAAGAAGATTGCTCAAG AGCTCAAAATATGTATCCTATCAGCGGACAAGTTGGTGGAGGAGGCACTGAATGCTTACCAAAGACGAGAGGTG GTCAcacaagaaaatgaagaaaacgaGAGTGAACTGGCCACCGTTCTTAATACCG ATCTGCATGACAAAGATGAAACATCGTGCGTGAAT TTGTCAATCCGCGCAATGCTGGGAAGGGCTGCTGCAGAAGAGCTGAGCAAAGGCAAGCTCATCCCCGATGAACTCTTGGTGGACATCGTGGTCGAGGCCATCAG CCAGATTCCACTGGAAGCAGGCTGGATCCTGGATGGCTTTCCAGTCAACGTAGACCAGGCCCATCTACTGGAGACAGCAATTGCCTCCCTTGACACGGGTTATGAAGTGGTGGGCAGAAAGATAGACCTCGTCCTCAATCCAaatcctccgcctcctccgccCTCACCGCCTGCACTGGACTTGGCTGTACTGCTGGATATTCCTGATCAGTGCGTCGCCAAGCGGGCGATCAATCATGCGG ATGGCAGCACCAAAAGCACAGCTGCCACAGGCTCTCCAAACATAAACAGCAAATTGTTTGTGGCACAGATTCCACACAG gatcgcatcctttcaggatacctggaTCAAACTTGAGGAATGGTTTGGGAACGCTGGCAGAAAAAGTATTTTGACTCGTGTGAATGCGGATGTAACGAAGGACGAGCTTTACACCACCATGAAAAATATCTTGCAGAAGGCCATAGTACAAAAACAGGAAG CTCCTAGGGCACTATTTGTCGAGGAGGTGCTGTTGGACAACCCAGTGCGTGCGGTCTCACCCCCTCCTGCTGTGACTTCCACCCAAACACCCGCTGTCACAAACGAAGACGACAAACATGAAGAATTGCAATTGAACTTTACGGAGGAACGATCCAACCCGGCCACCCCGACAG ATCTAGAAAATAAGCCATCAGATGAATCCGTGCCTGATGAGGACTCGCAAGAAGTCCCACCTAAACCCTCCTCGCCCTGCCCGGGATCTTCCGGCTGGGTCTATGTAGACGAGCCGCTGTCAACG GAAAAAGCAGAATATCTGTGCCAGCAGTGGGAGTCAATTTGTGATTCTTATGTGAGCAGCGTAAAGGCTGTGATGCAGGAGCTCCGCTTAGAACGGACTGTTATTGACCATCACTTGTATGACATCAg GGAGGAGTTCAAGCAATACCTGGAGCGACCAGACCTGAAGCAGGAATTAGTGTCTCAGTGGCAGAAGGATTACAACAGCATACCCGACGACCTGAGAAAAAACGAGGAGACGAAAGCCGAGTTGAATCATCGCCTGGAT GACCTGCGGGAGCATTTGTGGGACATTGTCGACACGCACAAGGAGGATGACGAGACACAACGGGCGGTGATCATACGTGAGAAATGGTTGGAGGAGCACACAATTATCCTCGTCAACCATCATTTGAGACTCATACAG GTGGAAATGAGCCGTTTTCAGAACACGCGCAATATTTTGCGGGACTACTATCTGAATGCGGGTCAAGAGGAACACTTGGACTCCATTCCCCTTCTTGACATTGCAGATATAGGGCCTGCAAAG ATACTTAGCGAGATCTTGATCGCCAAACACGACGACGCCCTCGCAGTCATAAGTAAACTG GTGTCGACAGAACCTCAACAGGTGGAGATCAAGACACAGGACGTAGAGCGAATCCAAGAGAAGGAGAGGATCCTCGAGAAGGAACGAGCCCAggagaaagagaaggaaaaggagaaagagaaggaaaaggagaaagagaaggagaatgcaaacaaaaagaataaagacaaagataaaaaacaaaaag GTTCTCCATCTCCCCCACCTGCATCGAGCCCGCCACCACCTGTGGAGACGGTGGAGAAGACCCCCGTAGCCGTTAAAAATGTCAAGCAGAAAGTAATCGTTCGAGAACACACAGCTGCGTTGAAGCATGAAG AGAGTGCATCAAAGTTACGAATTGATTTGGTGAAAGGCCACGGACTGGTGTTGCTCAACTCTCTGCAAAGCAGAGCAGAACAGATCTTTAGCGACATGAGAGACCGCTTGGAAGCACATTATGTTGCACAAATGAACAG tattgaCCAACTTGCGGAGGTGGTGCGCCACTTCATAGAGACTGGTGGTAAACTTCAGAATGAGTTGGTACTG gaaagCATTGAGTTCTATTTCAATGGAGATACACAGTTGGTTGCAAGTCCACCTACCCAAGTGAGTCCACCTGCGTCGGAGAGAGCGACATCTTCAATGCTGACCATCCTTCAGCTGGACTCGCTGTACCACTGTCTTTGCAATGAGGCCCCAACAG GTGTTATGTCCAGTTCTGAGTTCTTCCATCTGATTAGAGACATCCTCCCTTTCAACACTCTTCCCGAACCTTGGGAGAACATGACTGAAGCACAG TTGAACGAGATCACTTCTCTTCTCACCGATGGATACAAACAGATCGACTGGCGTCGATTCTTGCTCAGTGCTGCCATCCCTTGGCCGTTTCCCTCCTTACGACAACTGCTGCTCGTGCGCAAGCATTTCAAGGCAGCAGACACTGACGACACCGGCTATATAAGTGAGGAGCAATACATGCAG ACGGAGTTATGGTTTTCCAGTGAGCGTGAGCAGTCCATAAGCAACGACTCCTTTGAGCCTCTTAATAATCGTCGGGCAAACCTTCGCAAG TTCTTTTTCCAGCTGTTCTCCGATCACTCGACTCGACCGCCTCAGCTGGACTACATGACCATGCTGCTGTGCTTCGCCTCCGATCCTGATCCCAAGCAGGGCTTCATTAAAGCACTGAGTGTAATGACGGGACATTATCTGCAGTACCCTGCTTCGAGCCCTCTTGACACG ACCGATACCAGCTTCGTGGAGACCACGGCGCTCGCCCTCTCGGGGCCGGAAGAGGAATACGCGGCGAGCAGCTCGTTCGCAGCGCAGACCGTGTCCATCCCGGCTCTGCTTTGCGTTGTGGGCCCCGAAGTGGGCAAGATGAAAGGTGGCGTCCATCCTCCTCCAGGCTGCTTGACCCAGGAGGAGAATATCGAG CATTTGATGCAGATATTCGCAGAGCTGGGCTACACGCCAGAAGATGCTGTTCCTTTCTCGGTCCTCTCCGGGCATCCTTCGTTTCATAACCTGATCGAGGTCACTGACCAGCACCTATTTGTT